One window from the genome of Macaca fascicularis isolate 582-1 chromosome 7, T2T-MFA8v1.1 encodes:
- the FSCB gene encoding fibrous sheath CABYR-binding protein: MVDKSQQTDVIEKKKHMPIPKSSSPKATHRIGNTSESKGNYSAKAYESIRVSSELQRTWTKRKRGQEMTSKSLQTDTIVEEKKEVKLVEKTVVPEEKSADVREAAIELPESVQEVEIPPNIPLVQLKMDRSQQTSRTEYWTMMHIPHVEKVDKEQQTYFSESEIVAISRPDSSFTKSKEGARKRKSSGKISASEHPEFQPATSSNEEIKQKSISRTSFTQETKNGPPVLLEDGLREEVTTPVVQEGFAVKKVASAEIEPPPTEKFPAEIQPPLVEEATAKAEPRSDEETHVQVQPSTEETPAAEAATAVAENSVKVQPPSAEEAPLVEFPAEILPPSAEESSSEEPPAEILPPSAEKSPSVELPGEIQSPSAEKAPIEVQPLPAEGALEEAPAKVEPATVEETLAEVQPLLPEEARREEAGELQLSTAMETPAEEAPAEVQSPLAEETPAEEASAEIQLLAATEAPAYETPAETRSPLSEETSAEEAPTELQPPSGEETTAEEASAEIQLLEATEASAEEAPAEVQPPPAEEAPAEEAPAEVQPPPAEESSAEEAPAEVQPPPAEESSAEEAPADVQSLPADEAPADVQPPPADEAPADVQPPPADEAPADVQPPPAEEAPADVQPPPAEEAPADVQSPPAEEAPADVQPPPAEEAPADVQPPPADEAPADVQPPPAEEAPADVQSPPAEETPIEETLVAVHSPPAYEVPVEEAPVDKHSPPADLLLTDEFAIQEASAEVAPPPSEQTPEDEVLVENVSTEFQSPQAAGIPAINLGSVVLEGEAKFEDVSKKILSNTNDGSKDLSNTNDGQTPTLEIEGVFHIQLKNRPPEL, translated from the exons ATGGTAGACAAATCCCAGCAAACTGAtgtaatagagaaaaagaaacacatgccCATACCAAAATCATCTAGCCCCAAAGCTACCCATCGTATTGGTAATACTTCTGAAAGCAAAGGCAACTACTCTGCCAAAGCCTATGAGTCTATTAGAGTATCTTCTGAACTTCAGCGAACTTGGACAAAGAGAAAGCGTGGACAGGAAATGACTAGTAAGTCTCTCCAGACAGACACCAttgtagaagagaaaaaagaagtcaaGTTAGTTGAGAAAACCGTGGTACCTGAAGAAAAGTCAGCTGACGTTAGAGAAGCAGCTATTGAATTGCCAGAGAGTGTTCAGGAAGTAGAAATTCCACCAAACATACCTTTAGTTCAACTAAAAATGGACAGATCTCAGCAGACCAGCCGTACAGAATACTGGACCATGATGCACATCCCCCATGTGGAAAAAGTGGACAAGGAACAACAGACATACTTTAGTGAATCAGAAATAGTGGCTATTTCCAGGCCAGATAGTTCTTTTACAAAGTCAAAGGAAGGTGCCCGGAAACGTAAATCCTCAGGAAAGATTTCTGCTAGTGAACATCCTGAATTTCAACCAGCAACAAGCAgcaatgaagaaattaagcagAAAAGCATCAGCAGAACTTCATTTACTCAGGAGACTAAAAATGGTCCACCGGTACTTTTAGAAGATGGGCTTAGGGAAGAAGTAACTACACCTGTTGTACAAGAAGGTTTTGCTGTTAAAAAAGTGGCTTCTGCTGAAATAGAGCCTCCACCAACAGAAAAATTCCCAGCTGAAATACAGCCTCCATTAGTTGAAGAGGCCACTGCTAAGGCAGAGCCCAGATCCGATGAAGAGACACATGTCCAAGTACAGCCATCAACTGAAGAGACTCCTGCTGCTGAGGCAGCCACTGCAGTTGCAGAGAATTCTGTTAAAGTTCAGCCTCCATCCGCTGAAGAGGCCCCATTAGTGGAGTTTCCTGCTGAAATTCTGCCTCCATCAGCCGAAGAGTCCTCTTCAGAAGAGCCTCCTGCTGAAATTCTGCCTCCATCAGCTGAAAAGTCTCCTTCAGTAGAGCTTCCTGGTGAAATTCAGTCTCCCTCAGCTGAAAAGGCTCCCATTGAAGTACAGCCTTTACCAGCTGAGGGCGCCCTTGAAGAGGCCCCAGCTAAAGTAGAGCCTGCCACTGTTGAAGAGACCCTTGCTGAAGTTCAGCCTCTATTACCTGAAGAGGCTCGGAGAGAAGAGGCTGGAGAACTTCAGCTTTCAACAGCTATGGAGACCCCTGCAGAAGAGGCTCCTGCTGAAGTTCAGTCTCCATTAGCTGAAGAGACCCCTGCAGAAGAGGCTTCTGCTGAAATTCAGCTTCTAGCAGCTACAGAGGCTCCTGCATATGAAACTCCTGCTGAAACTCGATCTCCACTATCTGAGGAGACTTCTGCAGAAGAGGCGCCTACTGAA CTTCAGCCTCCATCAGGTGAAGAGACCACTGCAGAAGAGGCCTCTGCTGAAATTCAGCTTCTAGAAGCTACAGAGGCTTCTGCAGAAGAGGCTCCTGCTGAAGTTCAGCCTCCACCAGCCGAGGAGGCCCCTGCTGAA GAGGCCCCTGCTGAAGTTCAGCCTCCACCAGCTGAGGAGTCCTCTGCTGAA GAGGCCCCTGCTGAAGTTCAGCCTCCACCAGCTGAGGAGTCCTCTGCTGAA GAGGCCCCTGCTGATGTTCAGTCTCTACCAGCTGACGAGGCCCCTGCTGATGTTCAGCCTCCACCAGCTGACGAGGCCCCTGCTGATGTTCAGCCTCCACCAGCTGACGAGGCCCCTGCTGATGTTCAGCCTCCACCAGCCGAGGAGGCCCCTGCTGATGTTCAGCCTCCACCAGCCGAGGAGGCCCCTGCTGATGTTCAGTCTCCACCAGCCGAGGAGGCCCCTGCTGATGTTCAGCCTCCACCAGCCGAGGAGGCCCCTGCTGATGTTCAGCCTCCACCAGCCGACGAGGCCCCTGCTGATGTTCAGCCTCCACCAGCTGAGGAGGCCCCTGCTGATGTTCAGTCTCCACCAGCTGAGGAGACTCCTATAGAAGAGACCCTTGTTGCAGTACACTCTCCCCCAGCTTATGAGGTCCCTGTGGAAGAGGCCCCTGTTGACAAACATTCCCCACCAGCTGATTTGCTTCTGACTGACGAGTTTGCTATACAAGAGGCCTCTGCTGAAGTTGCACCTCCACCATCTGAACAAACCCCTGAAGATGAGGTGCTGGTAGAGAATGTGTCTACTGAATTTCAGTCACCGCAGGCGGCAGGAATTCCAGCAATAAATTTAGGATCGGTTGTTTTGGAAGGTGAAGCAAAATTTGaagatgtttcaaaaaaaattctgtctAATACCAATGATGGATCTAAAGATTTGTCTAATACTAATGATGGACAGACTCCCACTCTTGAAATAGAAGGTGTCTTtcatatacaattaaaaaatcgTCCTCCTGAACTGTAG